In the Gorilla gorilla gorilla isolate KB3781 chromosome 10, NHGRI_mGorGor1-v2.1_pri, whole genome shotgun sequence genome, one interval contains:
- the COPS7A gene encoding COP9 signalosome complex subunit 7a isoform X2, whose product MLERVGIGWRMEQEGIVVWENSVNKSLKVEMSPSCVKSDQRGRELLLLAESDFASTFRLLTVFAYGTYADYLAEARNLPPLTEAQKNKLRHLSVVTLAAKVKCIPYAVLLEALALRNVRQLEDLVIEAVYADVLRGSLDQRNQRLEVDYSIGRDIQRQDLSAIARTLQEWCVGCEVVLSGIEEQVSRANQHKEQQLGLKQQIESEVANLKKTIKVTTAAAAAATSQDPEQHLTELREPAPGTNQRQPSKKASKGKGLRGSAKIWSKSN is encoded by the exons ATGTTAGAGAG GGTAGGAATTGGATGGCGTATGGAGCAAGAGGGCATTGTGGTTTGGGAGAATAGTGTAAACAAAAGCCTGAAGGTGGAAATGAGCCCTTCCTGTGTGAAGAGTGATCAGAGAGGCAGAGAACTCCTTTTG CTGGCTGAGAGTGACTTTGCCTCCACCTTCCGGCTGCTCACAGTGTTTGCTTATGGGACATACGCTGACTACTTAG CTGAAGCCCGGAATCTTCCTCCACTAACAGAGGCTCAGAAGAATAAGCTTCGACACCTCTCAGTTGTCACCCTGGCTGCTAAAGTAAAG TGTATCCCATATGCAGTGTTGCTGGAGGCTCTTGCCCTGCGTAATGTGCGGCAGCTGGAAGACCTTGTGATTGAGGCTGTATATGCTGACGTGCTTCGTGGCTCCCTGGACCAGCGCAACCAGCGGCTCGAGGTTGACTACAGCATCGGGCGGGACATCCAGCGCCAGGACCTCAGTGCCATTGCCCGAACCCTGCAGGAATG GTGTGTGGGCTGTGAGGTTGTGCTGTCAGGCATTGAGGAGCAGGTGAGCCGTGCCAACCAACACAAGGAGCAGCAGCTGGGCCTGAAGCAGCAGATTGAGAGTGAG GTTGCCAACCTTAAAAAAACCATTAAAGTTACGACGGCAGCAGCAGCCGCAGCCACATCTCAGGACCCTGAGCAACACCTGACTGAGCTGAGGGAACCAGCTCCTGGCACTAACCAGCGCCAGCCCAGCAAGAAAGCCTCAAAGGGCAAGGG GCTCCGAGGGAGCGCCAAGATTTGGTCCAAGTCGAATTGA
- the COPS7A gene encoding COP9 signalosome complex subunit 7a isoform X1, which translates to MSAEVKVTGQNQEQFLLLAKSAKGAALATLIHQVLEAPGVYVFGELLDMPNVRELAESDFASTFRLLTVFAYGTYADYLAEARNLPPLTEAQKNKLRHLSVVTLAAKVKCIPYAVLLEALALRNVRQLEDLVIEAVYADVLRGSLDQRNQRLEVDYSIGRDIQRQDLSAIARTLQEWCVGCEVVLSGIEEQVSRANQHKEQQLGLKQQIESEVANLKKTIKVTTAAAAAATSQDPEQHLTELREPAPGTNQRQPSKKASKGKGLRGSAKIWSKSN; encoded by the exons ATGAGTGCGGAAGTGAAGGTGACAGGGCAGAACCAGGAGCAATTTCTGCTCCTAGCCAAGTCGGCCAAGGGGGCAGCGCTGGCCACACTCATCCATCAGGTGCTGGAGGCCCCTGGTGTCTACGTGTTTGGAGAACTGCTGGACATGCCCAATGTTAGAGAG CTGGCTGAGAGTGACTTTGCCTCCACCTTCCGGCTGCTCACAGTGTTTGCTTATGGGACATACGCTGACTACTTAG CTGAAGCCCGGAATCTTCCTCCACTAACAGAGGCTCAGAAGAATAAGCTTCGACACCTCTCAGTTGTCACCCTGGCTGCTAAAGTAAAG TGTATCCCATATGCAGTGTTGCTGGAGGCTCTTGCCCTGCGTAATGTGCGGCAGCTGGAAGACCTTGTGATTGAGGCTGTATATGCTGACGTGCTTCGTGGCTCCCTGGACCAGCGCAACCAGCGGCTCGAGGTTGACTACAGCATCGGGCGGGACATCCAGCGCCAGGACCTCAGTGCCATTGCCCGAACCCTGCAGGAATG GTGTGTGGGCTGTGAGGTTGTGCTGTCAGGCATTGAGGAGCAGGTGAGCCGTGCCAACCAACACAAGGAGCAGCAGCTGGGCCTGAAGCAGCAGATTGAGAGTGAG GTTGCCAACCTTAAAAAAACCATTAAAGTTACGACGGCAGCAGCAGCCGCAGCCACATCTCAGGACCCTGAGCAACACCTGACTGAGCTGAGGGAACCAGCTCCTGGCACTAACCAGCGCCAGCCCAGCAAGAAAGCCTCAAAGGGCAAGGG GCTCCGAGGGAGCGCCAAGATTTGGTCCAAGTCGAATTGA
- the PIANP gene encoding PILR alpha-associated neural protein isoform X1 produces the protein MESRMWPALLLSHLLPLWPLLLLPLPPPAQGSSSSPRTPPAPARPPCARGGPSAPRHVCVWERAPPPSRSPRVPRSRRQVLPGTAPPATPSGFEEGPPSSQYPWAIVWGPTVSREDGGDPNSANPGFLDYGFAAPHGLATPHPNSDSMRGDGDGLILGEAPATLRPFLFGGRGEGVDPQLYVTITISIIIVLVATGIIFKFCWDRSQKRRRPSGQQGALRQEESQQPLTDLSPAGVTVLGAFGDSPTPTPDHEEPRGGPRPGMPHPKGAPAFQLNRIPLVNL, from the exons ATGGAGTCCAGGATGTG GCCTGCGCTGCTGCTgtcccacctcctccctctctggcCACTGCTGTTGCTGCCCCTCCCACCGCCTGCTCAGGGCTCTTCATCCTCCCCTCGAACCCCACCAGCCCCAGCCCGCCCCCCGTGTGCCAGGGGAGGCCCCTCGGCCCCACGTCATGTGTGCGTGTGGGAGCGAGCACCTCCACCAAGCCGATCTCCTCGGGTCCCAAGATCACGTCGGCAAGTCCTGCCTGGCACTGCACCCCCAGCCACCCCATCAGGCTTTGAGGAGGGGCCGCCCTCATCCCAGTACCCCTGGGCTATCGTGTGGGGTCCCACCGTGTCTCGAGAGGATGGAGGGGACCCCAACTCTGCCAATCCTGGATTTCTGGACTATGGTTTTGCAGCCCCTCATGGGCTCGCAACCCCACACCCCAACTCAGACTCCATGCGAGGTGATGGAGATGGGCTTATCCTTGGAGAAGCACCTGCCACCCTGCGGCCATTCCTGTTCGGGGGCCGTGGGGAAG GTGTGGACCCCCAGCTCTATGTCACAATTACCATCTCCATCATCATTGTTCTTGTGGCCACTGGCATCATCTTCAAGTTCTG CTGGGACCGCAGCCAGAAGCGACGCAGACCCTCAGGGCAGCAAGgtgccctgaggcaggaggagagccAGCAGCCACTGACAGACCTGTCCCCGGCCGGAGTCACTGTGCTGGGGGCCTTCGGGGACTCGCCTACCCCCACCCCTGACCATGAGGAGCCCCGAGGGGGACCCCGGCCTGGGATGCCCCACCCCAAGGGGGCTCCAGCCTTCCAGTTGAACCG
- the PIANP gene encoding PILR alpha-associated neural protein isoform X2 produces MESRMWPALLLSHLLPLWPLLLLPLPPPAQGSSSSPRTPPAPARPPCARGGPSAPRHVCVWERAPPPSRSPRVPRSRRQVLPGTAPPATPSGFEEGPPSSQYPWAIVWGPTVSREDGGDPNSANPGFLDYGFAAPHGLATPHPNSDSMRGDGDGLILGEAPATLRPFLFGGRGEGVDPQLYVTITISIIIVLVATGIIFKFCWDRSQKRRRPSGQQGALRQEESQQPLTDLSPAGVTVLGAFGDSPTPTPDHEEPRGGPRPGMPHPKGAPAFQLNRNLVLVR; encoded by the exons ATGGAGTCCAGGATGTG GCCTGCGCTGCTGCTgtcccacctcctccctctctggcCACTGCTGTTGCTGCCCCTCCCACCGCCTGCTCAGGGCTCTTCATCCTCCCCTCGAACCCCACCAGCCCCAGCCCGCCCCCCGTGTGCCAGGGGAGGCCCCTCGGCCCCACGTCATGTGTGCGTGTGGGAGCGAGCACCTCCACCAAGCCGATCTCCTCGGGTCCCAAGATCACGTCGGCAAGTCCTGCCTGGCACTGCACCCCCAGCCACCCCATCAGGCTTTGAGGAGGGGCCGCCCTCATCCCAGTACCCCTGGGCTATCGTGTGGGGTCCCACCGTGTCTCGAGAGGATGGAGGGGACCCCAACTCTGCCAATCCTGGATTTCTGGACTATGGTTTTGCAGCCCCTCATGGGCTCGCAACCCCACACCCCAACTCAGACTCCATGCGAGGTGATGGAGATGGGCTTATCCTTGGAGAAGCACCTGCCACCCTGCGGCCATTCCTGTTCGGGGGCCGTGGGGAAG GTGTGGACCCCCAGCTCTATGTCACAATTACCATCTCCATCATCATTGTTCTTGTGGCCACTGGCATCATCTTCAAGTTCTG CTGGGACCGCAGCCAGAAGCGACGCAGACCCTCAGGGCAGCAAGgtgccctgaggcaggaggagagccAGCAGCCACTGACAGACCTGTCCCCGGCCGGAGTCACTGTGCTGGGGGCCTTCGGGGACTCGCCTACCCCCACCCCTGACCATGAGGAGCCCCGAGGGGGACCCCGGCCTGGGATGCCCCACCCCAAGGGGGCTCCAGCCTTCCAGTTGAACCG